The Chitinophaga niabensis genome segment AAAGTAATGAGCGGGATGGGTTTAAGCAATGTACAACATATTGTAGTAGTCACATTTAGCGGTGAAGCCTGCGCCATCCCCACGTACGACTACTATTTTGCCCTTACCAAAGATAACCAGCTGATCCGCCTCCCGGGAAAAACCAATATCGGCGATGCCGGTGTTTATTATCACGGCGAATCATTCACCTTCCCTAATGAAAAGAATGGCAAACCTGATATGGTGATCTGGAATATGATAGAAGAAGAAGCTACGGAGAAAGTGGATAAAGATGGCAACGAAATATTGAAGGTAACCGGTAAAAGAACGGTGAACTATGCCTGGGATGCAGTGAATGGAAAGTTTACAGCCCTCAGGTAAAATTCATAGAAGTCTTGTATTGAAAAGGACTCACACCGGTGTGTTCTTTAAAAACCTTACAGAAGTGAGCAGAGGAATTATATCCGCAAAGGTAGGCTACATCCGCCACCTGCTTGTCGGTCTGAAGAAGAAGTTCACATGCATGCGCAATCCTTAGGTTACTCAGAAAACGGGAAAAACTTTTATTCGTTCTTTTCTTGAAAAAACGACAAAAGCTTTGCTCCGTCATGCAGGCTACATCGGCTACCTGCCGCAGCGTAATTTGCTCGTGCAGGTTTTCTTTCACGAACTTTATCACATCCACGATCCGGTCCGGATAGAGATCATCATAGTGATCCGTTTCGTTATGTACAATATATTCTTTTTCTTCAGAAGAGGAAATAAGGTGCATGATCTGTAAAAGCCCTTCTACTTTTTCGAATCCCTGGATATTTGATAATGCGATGAGTTTTTGGGCAATAAGGTTCCTTGTTTCCCCTAAGATCCGGATCCCTTTGGAGGACTGCTTTATCATGTTGCGTATGCCTTCAAACTCCTTAATAGCTTCAAAGATCTGCATAAAGATCTTAGGGTTAAAATAGCATACGATCACCTTAGACTGCAAGCCCGAATTCTCTTTGTAGTAAACCGGATCGCTCAGCCAGAGATGCGGAACGTTGGAGCCAATAAAAACCATATCCCCGGACTCGAAAGGTTCAACCTTGTTACCCACGATCCTTTTCCCAAAACCTTCTACCACAAAAACCAATTCCAGTTCCGGATGTGCATGAAAAGAAGGCTGGGTATGATAGGGAGACGACAGGAATGGCTGTTCCCTGTATTCTACCTGCATTGACTGGTTGATAAGTGGCGTAATCTCCGTCTTTAATAATTTCATATCAGCTGCGTATTAATTTGGAGCCATTTTAAAGTTAATGATTAATCCATTGAAAGCTAGGGGCAGGTTAATTATATTATATAAATAGCTTAGCAGGTAACATTAAATGAATCCTGTACTTATATTTTTATAAGCATGAAAAAAGATCTGCGAAGCCAAAACTGGTTTGGAAAAAA includes the following:
- a CDS encoding helix-turn-helix domain-containing protein, with the translated sequence MKLLKTEITPLINQSMQVEYREQPFLSSPYHTQPSFHAHPELELVFVVEGFGKRIVGNKVEPFESGDMVFIGSNVPHLWLSDPVYYKENSGLQSKVIVCYFNPKIFMQIFEAIKEFEGIRNMIKQSSKGIRILGETRNLIAQKLIALSNIQGFEKVEGLLQIMHLISSSEEKEYIVHNETDHYDDLYPDRIVDVIKFVKENLHEQITLRQVADVACMTEQSFCRFFKKRTNKSFSRFLSNLRIAHACELLLQTDKQVADVAYLCGYNSSAHFCKVFKEHTGVSPFQYKTSMNFT